The genomic segment CCCAAGGCGCTCCCCGCCTCCCTCTCCCCGCTGAAATGATCGTAGCCCCGGCGCCCCGGCGCCAGGGACTGACCCCGGGCATCAAGCAGGACAAGACTGCCGGCGCCTGCCCCACCGATTTCCCCGATCCGGATGAGACCAATCCCCATGGCGGACCCCGCCGCCTCGATGGACTCCCGTTTCGTCGGCGGCGCGGTGAATAGCAGCTCGTAATCGTCCCCGCCCGCCAGTAGACAGTCCCGGGCCAGCTGGGCATCTGCGCAGGCCGCCAGGGCGGCACCGGGCATACACGCCAGATGCAGGGTGGCGGAAACCCCCGACTGTTCCAGGATGTGACCCAGGTCCGCCAGCAGGCCGTCGGAAATATCGATGGCGGCGCTGGCCAGACCCCGCAGGGCCAGCCCCAGGGCGACCCGGGGCTGGGGCCGGTGCAGGGCAGCCAGACAGTCAGCCTCGTAGGCCGGCGCCAGACGGGCGCGTCCCTGCAGGCAGGCCAGGCCCAGGGACGCCCGCCCCGGCTGGCCCGAGACCCAGACATCGTCGCCGGGCCGGGCACCGGAACGGCGCAGGGCCTGGCCGGCGGGCACTTCGCCGCAGAGGGTGACACAAAGATTGAGAGGGCCCCGGGTGGTGTCGCCGCCGATCAGGTCGATGCCGAAGGTGTCCGCGCAGTCGAACAAGCCCCGGGCAAAAGCCGCCAGCCAGGCCTCGTCGACCTCGGGCAGGGCCAGGGCCAGCAACGCCCAACGCGGCTGCGCGCCCATCGCGGCCAGATCGGAGACATTCACCGCCAGGGTCTTCCAGCCCAGGGCCTCGGGATCGGTATCGGGCAGGAAATGGGTGCCTGCCACCAGCATGTCGGTGGAAATGGCCAGTTCCATGCCCGGGGCCGGCCGCAGCAGGGCCCCATCGTCGCCGACGCCCAGAATGGTGTGATGGACGGGGCGCCGGAAAAAGCGGTCGATCAGCGCGAATTCGGAAGGCATGGCTTAACGTGAAAGTCGCCTTAGTGACTCACAAAGCGCTCCTCCCCCTTCACGGGGGAGGGGTTGAGGGAGAGGGCAACGGGCCTTGGCACTTTTCATTTTCCGGGGTGGTCGCGATCCATGCCCGTTAGCCAGCCCCCGTCTGGAGGCTTCAGCGATTGCGTTTGGCTTCCTGGGGACGGGCCAGGGGCGCCAGCTTGTCCAGCACCCCATTGACGAACTTGTGGCCGTCGGTGCCACCGAAGGTCTTGGCCAGCTCGATGGCCTCGTTGATGATCACCCGGTAGGGTGTCTCGGGATGATGCAGCAGCTCGCAGGCCGCCAGCAGCAGGATGCCCCGCTCGATGGGGGAAATCTCGTTCCAGGGCCGCGCGATATGGGGCTCCAGGGCTTCCCGCAGGGCCGGCGCCTGATGGATCGCGCCTTCCAGCAGAGCCAGGTAAAGGACGCCATCAGCCTTGTCGAACCCGGGAACGGCTTCGGCCTGAACCTGGATCGAGGCCAGATCCTGACCGCCCACCTGCCACTGGTAAAGCCCCTGAACCACGAACTCCCGGGCACGGCGACGCGGATTTGCAGACCCACCCCCCGCCCCCCGCCCCGAGGGCGGGGGTGACTTTGGTTCGGCCGCTGGCGCGGCCTCCGGACGGGAGGCTGGCTCCGCCTTGGGACGGCCCGGCGGCGGCGCCTCGTTCCCGCTCCCCGTGCTGGACGGGGAAGCAGCGATTTCGCGGGCCTCCTCCTGTCCGCCTTTGTTGACGGGGTCCAAGGGCGCCGCGCTCACTTGACGGCTTTCAGCAGATGAAACATCTCCAGGGCCGCCTCGGCGGCCTCCTTGCCCTTTTGCACCATGCGCACCAGGGCCTGGTCATCGTTCTCGGTGGTCAGCACCGCATTGGCGATGGGCATGCCGGTGGCCAGTTGCACCTCGGTGATGCCCCGGGCCGATTCGTTGGAAACGATCTCGAAATGATAGGTCTCGCCCCGGATCACACAGCCCAGGGCCACCAGGGCATGGTACTTGCCGCTCTGGGCCATGGTCTTCAGCACCAGGGGAATTTCCAGGGCGCCGGGCACGGTGACCAGGGTGATGCACTCGGCGGCCACGCCGCGGCGGATCAGCTCGTCGCAGCAACCGGAGAGCAGGCCGTCGCCGATGTCCTCGTTGAAGCGGCTCAGCACCAGGCCGACGGACAGGCCGGTGCCGGACAGATCGGGTTCGATTTCACGGATGTCGTTGCGACGGGGCATGGTTCAGTCTTTCGGAAAAGCGTCTTCGGGCAGCAGATGGCCCACCACATGGAGGTCGAAGCCCTCCATGCTGGGAATGCGCTGGGGACGGGCCATCAGGCGGATATTGCGGGCACCGAGATCCCGCAGGATCTGGGCGCCGATGCCGTTGGTGCGGGGGTCCCACTTGAATTTGGGCGGCGGGTCGCCGGCATCGCGCTGGAGCGCGGGCACCAGTTTTTCCTGCACATCCTTGCGACTCAGCAGCACGATCACCCCCTTGCCCCGGCGCACGATGACCTCCATGGCCTGGTCGATGCTGTAGGACTGGAAACGGGGCGTGCTCTCCAGCCAGTCCAGCACCGAGCCGGGCGCATGGACCCGCACCAGGGTTTCCTCTTCAGCGTTGATGTCGCCGTAGGTCAGGGCCAGGTGGGTCTCGCCACTGGTCTTTTCCACGTAGGCCAGCGCCCGGAAGGTGCCATGGCGGGTATGGATCACGTTCTCCGCCACCCGCTCCACCAGTTTCTCGTTCTCGCTGCGGTAGTGGATCAGGTCGCGGATGGTGCCGATCTTGAGACCGTGCTGGGGAGCGAATTCCAGCAGGTCCGGCAGCCGCGCCATGGTGCCGTCATCCTTGAGGATTTCGCAGATCACGGCAGCCGGCTCCAGGCCCGCCAGGGCGGCGAAGTCGCAGCCGGCCTCGGTATGGCCGGCCCGCACCAGGACGCCGCCGTTGCGCGCCATCAGCGGAAAGATGTGGCCAGGCTGGACCAGATCGGCAGGCTTGGCATTGCGCTTGACGGCGGCCTGCACCGTCAGAGCCCGGTCGTAGGCGGAAATGCCGGTGGTGACGCCTTCGGCCGCCTCGATCGACATGGTGAAGGCGGTGCCGTGGGGGGTCCGGTTGTCGGAGACCATCAGAGGCAGATCGAGCTGCTCGCAACGGGCCTGGGTCAGGGTCAGGCAGATCAGGCCACGGCCGAACTTGGCCATGAAATTGACGGCCTCGGGCGTCACGTGCTCGGCGGCCATCACCAGGTCGCCCTCGTTCTCCCGGTCTTCTTCGTCGACGAGGATCACCATCTTTCCGGCACGGATGTCGGCAATGATTTCCTCGGTGGAGCTGATGCTCATGGTGGGGGTCTTTGCTAGGGGAAGGGGCGCATTTTACGCTGGAAAGGCTAGGGCCTGTTCTCATTCAGGCGACGGTCGCGACTGAATGAGAACAGGCCCTATGAACCCTTCCCGGTCGTTTTCAGACGACGGGCGGATAGAAATTCTCGCCCCGACCGGCCTTCTCCTTGAGCCAGGCCGAGGGTGCGAAATGGACACCATGCCGCGCCGCCAGACGCTCGCAGGCTTCGACAAAATTGGCAATGCCCAGGGTGTCGATCAGGGACAGGGTGCCGCCGGTATAGGAAGGGAAACCCCAGCCCAGCAGGGAACCCAGGTCCCCGTCGGGCATGTGCGTCACCACGCCGTCCTCGACACAGCGGGCGGCCTCCAGGGCCTGGGCGTAAAGCAGGCGCTGTTTTATCTCCTCAACCCCGGGCTGCTCGGCTGCTGGGGGGTAAAGGGCGGCCAGTCCCGGCCAGAGCCGCTTGGCACCACCCTCGGGGTAATCGTAGAAGCCGGTGCCGGACTTGCGCCCCACCCGGCGTCCCTGCCGCACCATCTGGTCCAGAGTGGCCACGGCACGACTACGGCCGGCCTCCAGGGTATCCACCTGGCGAGCGATCTTCAGGCCCAGGTCCAGGCCCACTTCATCAGCCAGGGCCAGGGGCCCCACCGGCATGCCGGCCTGGCGTGCCGCATCCTCGATCAGCGCAGGCGCCACGCCCTCGGTCAGCAGGTCCAGCCCCTCGTTGATGTAGGCATTGACCACCCGGGTGCTGTAGAAGCCGGGGCCGTCATTGACCAGGATCGGTGTCTTCTTCAACTGGCCTGCCAGATCGAAGGTTCGAGCCAGAGTTTCCGGCCGGGTCTCCTGCCCGGCGATGATCTCCACCAGGACCATCCGCTCCACCGGCGAGAAGAAATGCATGCCCACGAACTGGCCGGGCCGCAGCGACGTTCGGGCCAGACCGCCGATCGGCAGGGCCGAGGTGTTGCTGGCGAAGACTGCCGTGGCGGGCAGGGCAGCCTCGGCCCGGGCGATCACCTGGGCCTTGATTGCAGCATCCTCGAACACCGCCTCGATGGCGAAGTCGCAGTCCGCCAGCAGGGCGTAATCCGCGGTGGGGGTGATCCGGGCCAGCAGGGCATCGGCCTTGTCCTGGGCCAGCCGGCCCTTGGCCACATCCTGAGCGAGACGGACGGAGATGGCCGCCTTGGCACGTTCGGCCAAGTCCCCACTGCTGTCCAACAACACCACGGGAATCCCGGCTTGGGCGGCGGCGAAGGCGATGCCGCCACCCATGGTGCCGGCCCCCAACACCGCCAGCTTCTGCGCCGGCGCCTTGTCGATGCCCTTGGGGCGGCGCGCCAGCTTGTCGGCCAGACCCCGGTTGATGAAGGTGGTGCGAATCAGGTTGCGGGCTACGGGCCCGGCCAGCAACTGGCCGAAATAGCGGGCTTCCACTTCCAGTCCATCGTCGATGGGCAGGGGCACGCCCTCCGCCACGCAGCCCAGAATGGCCAGGGGCGCCGGATAGTTGCCATGGGTCTCGCGCAGGGTGCTGGCCCGGGTCTCGGCGATGAAGACGCTGGCCGGCTCCACCCGGAAACCCGGCTTGTCCCAGGGCTGGCGCGGGTCGGGCTGGCTATCGATCCAGCGCCGGGCGACGGCCACTTCCTCGCCGGGAGTCGCCAGCTCATGGACGATGCCCAGCTTCAAGGCCTCCGCCGGCTTCACGTGGCGACCCGAGAGCATCATCGGCAGGGCATTCTCAACGCCGATCAGGCGGGGCAGACGCTGGGTGCCGCCGGCACCGGGCAAGAGGCCAATGCCGCATTCCGGCAGGCCCACCACGGCCTTGGGATTGTCGCTCAGCACCCGATAGTGGCCGGCCAGGCACAGCTCCAGGCCACCCCCCAGGGCCAGGCCGTTCATGGCGATGGCCACCGGCTTGCCACAGGTCTCCAAGGAACGAAACAGGCGCTGGAACTGCCGGCTGCGCTCGGCGCCCTGGGCCTGGGTGGTCTTGCGCTCGTAGGCTTCGACGAATTCCTTCAGGTCGGCACCGGCAATGAAGCCATTGGCCTTGCCGGAGACGATGATCAGGCCACGGATTCCGGCATCGGCGCGGACCCGGGCCACGGCTTCGGCCAGCTCCGCCTCCACCTCGGGCATCAGCACATTCATCGGCCGATCGGCCACGTCGATGGTGAGCAGGGCAACGCCCTGGGCATCGGTGTCGAGTTTGAGGTGTCGCATGGTGGTGATTCCGTTGGAAAAGCGTCGTTCGGAGAAGGGCGGAAGGATACCAGAGCCCTCCCGCCGGCCCCTCCGCCCCGGAACGATATCGGACTTGTGAGGTCCTATATTGCAAGCGAGGTGGCGAGCATGTTGCGAATGCGAAAACTGACTGACTACAGCACGGTGATCATGGCCTATCTGGCACAGTCGCCTCTTGGTGTGCATAGCGTGGCCGAGATGGCGGCGGCGGTGGGCGTGGCGGCCCCCACTACCAGCAAGATTCTGAAGACCCTGGCGCGGCAGAATCTGGTCTTGTCCTCCCGGGGCATCCATGGCGGCTACCGCCTGTCGCGGCCGCCGGAGCAGATTTCCATCGCCCAGGTGATCGACGCCATGGAAGGTCCCTTCGGCATGACCGAGTGCAGCATCGAGGCCGGCTTGTGCGCCCAGGAGGCCGCCTGCCCCCAACGGGAAAACTGGCAGCGCCTGAACCAGGTGCTGCGCCGGGCACTGGATCAGGTAAGCCTGGCCGACATGACCGGGCCGTCCGCCCATCCGGTGCCGGCGAACACTCGGGAGCCCAGGCCATGACCACCCATCTCGACCAACTCCTCAATCAGGACTACCCCCAGGGCTTCACCACCCTGCTGGAGAGCGACACCGTCGCCCGGGGACTCAACGAGGACGTGATCCGCCTCATTTCCGCCAAGAAGCGGGAACCGGAATTCATGCTGGCCTGGCGCCTCCAGGCCTACCGCCACTGGCTGACCCTGACCGAGCCGCGCTGGTCCACGGTGGAGCATCCGCCCATCGACTATCAGGACATTTCCTACTATGCGGCGCCCCGCTCCCAGACCGACGGGCCCCGCAGCCTGGCCGACGTGGACCCGGAACTGCTGCGCACCTACGAGAAACTCGGAGTGCCGTTGCAAGAGCGCGAGCTGCTGGCCGGCGTGGCGGTGGACGCGGTGTTCGACAGCGTCTCGGTGGCCACCACCTACAAGGAAAAACTGGCCGGACTGGGCATCATCTTCTGCTCCTTCTCAGAGGCGGTGCAGGAGCATCCCGAACTGGTGCGGCAATACCTGGGCTCGGTGGTGCCCTACACCGACAACTACTTCGCCACCCTCAACTCGGCGGTGTTCTCCGACGGCTCCTTCTGCTACATCCCGCCTGGCGTGCGCTGCCCGATGGAGCTGTCCACCTACTTCCGCATCAACGCCAGGAACACCGGCCAGTTCGAGCGCACCTTGATCATCGCCGACCGGGGCGCCTACGTCAGTTACCTGGAAGGCTGCACCGCGCCGATGCGGGACGAGAACCAGCTGCACGCGGCGGTGGTGGAACTGATCGCATTGGAAGACGCCCAGATCCGCTACGCCACGGTGCAGAACTGGTATCCCGGCGACAAGGACGGGCGCGGCGGCATCTACAACTTCGTCACCAAGCGCGGCGACTGCCGGGGCGCCAATTCCC from the Denitratisoma oestradiolicum genome contains:
- the thiL gene encoding thiamine-phosphate kinase — encoded protein: MPSEFALIDRFFRRPVHHTILGVGDDGALLRPAPGMELAISTDMLVAGTHFLPDTDPEALGWKTLAVNVSDLAAMGAQPRWALLALALPEVDEAWLAAFARGLFDCADTFGIDLIGGDTTRGPLNLCVTLCGEVPAGQALRRSGARPGDDVWVSGQPGRASLGLACLQGRARLAPAYEADCLAALHRPQPRVALGLALRGLASAAIDISDGLLADLGHILEQSGVSATLHLACMPGAALAACADAQLARDCLLAGGDDYELLFTAPPTKRESIEAAGSAMGIGLIRIGEIGGAGAGSLVLLDARGQSLAPGRRGYDHFSGEREAGSALGVIAAGAADESR
- the nusB gene encoding transcription antitermination factor NusB, yielding MSAAPLDPVNKGGQEEAREIAASPSSTGSGNEAPPPGRPKAEPASRPEAAPAAEPKSPPPSGRGAGGGSANPRRRAREFVVQGLYQWQVGGQDLASIQVQAEAVPGFDKADGVLYLALLEGAIHQAPALREALEPHIARPWNEISPIERGILLLAACELLHHPETPYRVIINEAIELAKTFGGTDGHKFVNGVLDKLAPLARPQEAKRNR
- the ribH gene encoding 6,7-dimethyl-8-ribityllumazine synthase, whose protein sequence is MPRRNDIREIEPDLSGTGLSVGLVLSRFNEDIGDGLLSGCCDELIRRGVAAECITLVTVPGALEIPLVLKTMAQSGKYHALVALGCVIRGETYHFEIVSNESARGITEVQLATGMPIANAVLTTENDDQALVRMVQKGKEAAEAALEMFHLLKAVK
- the ribBA gene encoding bifunctional 3,4-dihydroxy-2-butanone-4-phosphate synthase/GTP cyclohydrolase II, producing MSISSTEEIIADIRAGKMVILVDEEDRENEGDLVMAAEHVTPEAVNFMAKFGRGLICLTLTQARCEQLDLPLMVSDNRTPHGTAFTMSIEAAEGVTTGISAYDRALTVQAAVKRNAKPADLVQPGHIFPLMARNGGVLVRAGHTEAGCDFAALAGLEPAAVICEILKDDGTMARLPDLLEFAPQHGLKIGTIRDLIHYRSENEKLVERVAENVIHTRHGTFRALAYVEKTSGETHLALTYGDINAEEETLVRVHAPGSVLDWLESTPRFQSYSIDQAMEVIVRRGKGVIVLLSRKDVQEKLVPALQRDAGDPPPKFKWDPRTNGIGAQILRDLGARNIRLMARPQRIPSMEGFDLHVVGHLLPEDAFPKD
- a CDS encoding 3-hydroxyacyl-CoA dehydrogenase NAD-binding domain-containing protein, with the translated sequence MRHLKLDTDAQGVALLTIDVADRPMNVLMPEVEAELAEAVARVRADAGIRGLIIVSGKANGFIAGADLKEFVEAYERKTTQAQGAERSRQFQRLFRSLETCGKPVAIAMNGLALGGGLELCLAGHYRVLSDNPKAVVGLPECGIGLLPGAGGTQRLPRLIGVENALPMMLSGRHVKPAEALKLGIVHELATPGEEVAVARRWIDSQPDPRQPWDKPGFRVEPASVFIAETRASTLRETHGNYPAPLAILGCVAEGVPLPIDDGLEVEARYFGQLLAGPVARNLIRTTFINRGLADKLARRPKGIDKAPAQKLAVLGAGTMGGGIAFAAAQAGIPVVLLDSSGDLAERAKAAISVRLAQDVAKGRLAQDKADALLARITPTADYALLADCDFAIEAVFEDAAIKAQVIARAEAALPATAVFASNTSALPIGGLARTSLRPGQFVGMHFFSPVERMVLVEIIAGQETRPETLARTFDLAGQLKKTPILVNDGPGFYSTRVVNAYINEGLDLLTEGVAPALIEDAARQAGMPVGPLALADEVGLDLGLKIARQVDTLEAGRSRAVATLDQMVRQGRRVGRKSGTGFYDYPEGGAKRLWPGLAALYPPAAEQPGVEEIKQRLLYAQALEAARCVEDGVVTHMPDGDLGSLLGWGFPSYTGGTLSLIDTLGIANFVEACERLAARHGVHFAPSAWLKEKAGRGENFYPPVV
- a CDS encoding SUF system Fe-S cluster assembly regulator, with protein sequence MRKLTDYSTVIMAYLAQSPLGVHSVAEMAAAVGVAAPTTSKILKTLARQNLVLSSRGIHGGYRLSRPPEQISIAQVIDAMEGPFGMTECSIEAGLCAQEAACPQRENWQRLNQVLRRALDQVSLADMTGPSAHPVPANTREPRP
- the sufB gene encoding Fe-S cluster assembly protein SufB, yielding MTTHLDQLLNQDYPQGFTTLLESDTVARGLNEDVIRLISAKKREPEFMLAWRLQAYRHWLTLTEPRWSTVEHPPIDYQDISYYAAPRSQTDGPRSLADVDPELLRTYEKLGVPLQERELLAGVAVDAVFDSVSVATTYKEKLAGLGIIFCSFSEAVQEHPELVRQYLGSVVPYTDNYFATLNSAVFSDGSFCYIPPGVRCPMELSTYFRINARNTGQFERTLIIADRGAYVSYLEGCTAPMRDENQLHAAVVELIALEDAQIRYATVQNWYPGDKDGRGGIYNFVTKRGDCRGANSRISWTQVETGSAITWKYPSVILQGDNSVGEFRSVALTNHYQQADTGTKMIHLGRNTKSTIISKGISAGHGRNAYRGLVRVARSAVGARNYTQCDSLLLGDRSAAHTFPYIEVKNPTAQVEHEASTSRIGEDQLFYCQSRGIGAEEAVAMIVNGFCKDVFRALPMEFAVEAQKLLGVSLEGAIG